In bacterium, a single window of DNA contains:
- a CDS encoding TlpA disulfide reductase family protein: protein MTSTPRRSWPAWAGLLLPLLALLSLLAAGMIRHDRSVAVSEALARGETPAVPALSMPAFSGPPVSLAEFRGHPVILNFWASWCVPCREEAPLLEATWRHYRARGVVVLGVDTQDLLSPARAFISEYRLSFPSARDPDGTVARRFGTTGVPETFFVSADGRIVGKFPGEQVNPEAWRRVAEALLAGRPPDPAP, encoded by the coding sequence GTGACGTCCACGCCCCGCCGTTCCTGGCCCGCATGGGCCGGCCTGCTCCTTCCGCTCCTGGCGCTACTCAGCCTCCTCGCGGCCGGCATGATACGGCACGATCGCTCGGTGGCCGTCAGCGAGGCGCTGGCCAGAGGCGAGACGCCGGCGGTGCCAGCCCTTTCGATGCCGGCGTTCTCCGGGCCGCCGGTCTCACTCGCCGAATTTCGTGGCCATCCCGTCATCTTGAACTTCTGGGCCTCGTGGTGCGTGCCGTGCCGCGAGGAGGCTCCGCTGCTTGAAGCGACGTGGCGGCACTACCGGGCAAGGGGTGTGGTGGTCCTCGGCGTGGACACCCAGGACCTGCTCTCGCCCGCCCGTGCGTTCATCTCAGAATACCGGCTCTCGTTCCCGTCCGCGCGTGATCCCGACGGCACCGTAGCGCGCCGCTTTGGAACTACGGGCGTGCCGGAAACGTTCTTTGTCAGTGCGGACGGTCGGATCGTCGGCAAGTTCCCTGGCGAGCAGGTCAATCCCGAAGCTTGGCGGAGGGTCGCCGAGGCCCTGCTCGCCGGGCGGCCGCCGGATCCCGCACCCTAA
- a CDS encoding TetR family transcriptional regulator C-terminal domain-containing protein — protein sequence MARDQRNREKLLEAAASLFHRQGFQPTSLDAILDHSGVCRSNFYYYFRSKEDLGLEVLARQAEQFATRVIHGILEDRNLSPRERVERLFTSVGAGIGEAYRGGCPFGNLVAEMCGEHPEFRSRLSGFFKRWEEAVERCLAEGVAQKQFRSDLDVRGAAVALVSQVEGAVLLAKAHGHGGPIEAAAQNMLKSLESR from the coding sequence ATGGCCAGAGACCAGCGTAATAGGGAAAAACTGTTAGAGGCGGCGGCGTCCCTGTTCCACCGCCAGGGGTTTCAGCCTACCTCGCTGGACGCGATCCTCGATCACAGCGGGGTGTGCCGCAGCAATTTCTACTATTACTTCCGCAGCAAGGAAGACTTGGGGTTGGAAGTGCTCGCCCGTCAGGCCGAGCAGTTCGCAACCCGGGTGATCCACGGCATCCTGGAAGATCGGAATCTCTCCCCGCGCGAGCGCGTTGAGCGGTTGTTTACTTCGGTAGGCGCCGGCATCGGCGAGGCGTATCGGGGCGGGTGCCCGTTCGGCAACTTGGTGGCCGAGATGTGCGGCGAGCATCCCGAGTTCCGATCCAGGTTGAGCGGGTTCTTCAAGCGGTGGGAAGAGGCGGTCGAGCGGTGCCTGGCCGAAGGTGTGGCGCAGAAGCAGTTTCGCAGCGATCTGGACGTCCGTGGCGCCGCGGTCGCTCTGGTGAGCCAGGTTGAGGGTGCCGTGCTCCTGGCCAAGGCCCATGGGCACGGCGGGCCGATCGAGGCCGCGGCGCAAAACATGCTCAAGTCTCTGGAAAGTAGGTGA
- a CDS encoding sigma-70 family RNA polymerase sigma factor, translating into MKNVQNSPRRVMNTTAAQAPVRPAAGAATIPGLPPSPEAVLFEEMVTSHLDPLYRTALRLTGRPQDAEDLVQETYLRAWRSLHTYRPGTNPKAWLFRILHNAHIDRYRASTRTVQTVDEMEGQDPAFVVHETPESVVLSGVMDAEIRQALMALPEVFRSCLILADLEGFSYQEIADILGIPRGTVMSRLFRGRRAMRRALATYGLDHGYVKAN; encoded by the coding sequence GTGAAGAACGTGCAAAACAGTCCCCGTCGCGTTATGAACACGACGGCCGCACAGGCGCCGGTCCGGCCGGCGGCGGGCGCGGCCACGATCCCGGGCCTGCCGCCTTCGCCGGAGGCGGTGCTGTTCGAGGAGATGGTAACGTCACATCTCGATCCGCTGTACCGCACGGCGCTGCGCCTCACAGGGCGCCCGCAGGACGCGGAGGACCTGGTGCAGGAGACGTACCTCCGCGCGTGGCGGTCCCTCCACACGTATCGACCCGGGACGAACCCGAAGGCCTGGTTGTTCCGCATTCTGCACAACGCGCACATCGACCGCTATCGGGCGTCTACGCGGACGGTCCAAACCGTGGACGAGATGGAAGGACAGGATCCGGCGTTCGTGGTGCACGAAACGCCCGAGTCGGTCGTCTTGTCCGGGGTGATGGACGCCGAGATCCGGCAGGCGCTCATGGCGTTGCCGGAGGTCTTCCGCTCGTGCTTGATTCTGGCGGACCTCGAAGGCTTCTCGTACCAGGAGATCGCGGACATCTTGGGGATTCCAAGGGGCACGGTGATGAGCCGGCTGTTCCGCGGCCGGCGCGCGATGCGCCGGGCGCTCGCCACCTACGGGCTCGATCACGGGTACGTGAAAGCGAACTGA